From Pirellulales bacterium:
GCGCTCCCGCTGGCCATCGGCGGCCAGCAGCGGTTCGATCTCCATGCCGCTATAGATCGTCGTAAATTTCGCTCGCGGCGCGACGCCGGCGGCAACGAGCAGATCGGTCATCGCATCGCAAACGCTGACCATGGCGTGGCATCGCCGGGCGGCCCAACGTTCGCAGCGGCGATAGAATTCGCGAGTTACCTGGTTTTGATACGGATGAAACGGCGCGCCATGAACCGTGTGCACGATTGCCGGCACGCGCAGCCGCGCGGCGGCGGCCCGGCCGAGAATGCCGCCCTTGGCGCTGTGCGTGTGAACGACATCCGGCCGGAATTGCGAGAGAATTTTTTTTAACCGGCGATAGGCGATCGCATCGCGCCAAGGGTCGATGGTCCGCCGCAACTCGGGCACGACCTCGATCGGCACCCCCCCTGCCCTGCCCCGCTCGATCAAGCTCCCTTCCGGTCCGACCGCCGGCCCGGTCACCAGCAGCACGTCGTCGCCATAGCGGCGCAGCAGTCCCTCGCAGGATAGCAGCGTGTTTTCCTGCGCCCCGCCGAGGATCAACCGCGTTATAACGTGAACAATCCGCATCGAGCTTGCAATGTCTGATGCCTAATGACGAATATCTAGAGAATGACGAATTCCTAAACGACGAATGAGAGGTGCCGCCCGTTCCTCATTTGTGCTTCGTCATTCTTTGGACATTCGAGCTTCGTCATTCGTCAGTCCGCCGCCGCCGTAGTCGACCGACACCAGCACAAGGCCGCGCGACGGCGCCGGCGGCCCGGCGGCGCGGCGGTCGACGGCGGCCAGCGCTCGGGTCGGCCATGTTTCGTCGGCGGCGCCGCGGCCGATGTCGACCAGCATACCGACGATGTTGCGCACCATGTTGTACAAGAACCCGTCGGCGCAGATCTCGATGTGAATCTCGTCGCCTGGCGGATTTGGCGATGTGAGGAGTTCGGTGGTCGGCCGGGCCACGGTCAACTCGAAAATCGTGCGCACGCTATTGGATCGCTTCGAGCCGCGCGATTCGAACGTGGCAAAATTGTGCATGCCCACCAGCGGTTGCGAGGCACGGAGCATGGCCCGATCATCGAGCCGCCGATAGACCCGCCACGCATAATGCCGGCGAAACACATCCGCCCGCGGACCGTCTTGGATCACGTAGCGATAGCGCTTTCGCACGGCATGCCTCCGGGCGTGAAATCCGACCGGCGCTTCCTCGACCGCCAGAACGATGATGTCGTCGGGCAGTTCGGCATCGAGCGCCCGCTGCAGCGTCGCCGTGTCGAGGGTCGTGTCGGTGTCGAAGCTGACGACTTGGCCGAGCGCATGCACTCCGGCATCGGTTCGGCCGCTGGCATGCGCGCTGACGCGCCGGCCGGTGATCTTTTCGAGCACTTCGCTGAGCGTTTGCTGAACTGTGCGGCGATTGAGTTGCGTTTGCCAGCCGTGAAAAGCGGTGCCGTCGTAGGCCAAAGTCAACTTCAGCGTTCGCATGCACTGCGCACCAGGGTCAGGGTCTGGCTCATTTTTCGGCCTGCGGTGGCATGAACTGCGAGCGATCGTCACGCCGAAAAATGTGTCTGGCTCCCTCTCGCCGCGCCCTCGGCTTGGCACGCGACACCGTGGACCAGCAGTTCGGCGATCTGCACAGCATTCGTGGCGGCGCCTTTGCGCAAGTTGTCGCTCACGCACCAGAACGCCAAGCCGTTGGGGCTCGACAGATCTTCGCGAATTCGGCCGATAAACACTTCGTCGCGCCCGTCGCAGTTCATCGGCATCGGATACTCACGGGCATCGAGTTGATCGATCACGACGACGCCCGGCATCGCGGCGAATAGTTCGCGGGCCTCGTCGACCGTCAACTTTCGTTCCGTTTCCACCAAGATGCTTTCGCTATGGCAATTGCTCACCGGCACGCGGACGCAGGTCGGGCAGACTTGGATCGAATTGTCGCCCAAAATCTTCCGCGTCTCGAACACCATCTTCATCTCTTCCGACGTATAGCCTTCGTGCTGCGCAGAGCCGATTTGCGGAATGAGGTTGAAGGCGATGTCGTGTGCGAAGATCGAGCTCGCGCATTGTTCGCCCGATAGATGGGCTCGCGTGGCTTGCTCTAATTCTTCGGAACCGGCCAAGCCAGCGCCGCTCGTGGCCTGATACGTGCTCACCACGACGCGCCGCACCCGCGCTGCATCGTGCAGCGGCTTCAGGGCCACCACCATTTGCGTTGTCGAGCAATTCGGGCTGGCGATGATCCCATGATGCGTGAAGGCCGCCTCGGGATTCACTTCCGGAATCACGAGCGGCACCTCGGGCTTCATCCGCCAATAGCCGCTTTCATCGACCACGACACAGCCGCGCTCGACGGCCCAGGGAGCGAAATCGCGGGCGATTTCGTCGGGAGTGCTGCCGATTGCCAAATCGATTCCGGCGAAGGCGTCGGGCGTGAGAAGTTCGACAGCGTGTTGCTCGTCGGCGAACGCCACCGTTTTGCCCATGGAGCGGGCCGAGGCGAGGAACTTGATTCGCCGGTAGGGAAATTTTCTTTCTTCGAGAAGCTGAAGAATAATTCGGCCAACCGCTCCGGTGGCCCCAACAACCGCAATCGATTCAAACACCGCTGTATGCTCCTCGTGCTGTGGAGTATCTCGGGTAATCCGCGAAGAATAGTAGTATAAGCTGCGCCCCGCCGGCCCGTCCACGCGGCGTGTTGTCAGCGTGTCGCATGGCGGGAGACAACTTACTGGGCGGCGGGAATCGGTTGCAAAGCGGCGCGCGCCCCTCCCCTGCCCTGCTCCGCCGGGCGGCGGCCGAAAAGCCGGCGCACGAGCCAGGGAGAAACGAACGCCAAATTGGCGATCAGCATTGCCAAGCCGAACGTCATCATCCCCAAAAACATCGCGATGCCGAGATGAATCGGGATTGCCAAAGCGAGCATCAACGGCCGAGTCAGCCGGGGCCAAACGAGCACGCAATAGGAAAGTTCCCACCACACCGTGACGTGCGTCAGCAAACTAATCAGGATCGGCCAACCGGCCAGCCAGGTCATGTCCATCGATTGATATTCGAGATTCGCCACCGACATCCAAGTGGCCGAGCCGTTCCACCATGCCGGACCCATCAGCTTGCCGAGGGCCGCGAACAGATAGATCACGCACATGTGGATTTGGATCAGGCGGATGGAGATGTTTGCATCGGTTCGCGGATGGATGGCGGGCGGTTGGTCGCCGTTGGAGCGCGTCGCAAGCGACGCGGCTAACCTGGATCGCCGCAATAGGCGATCGAGCGAATAGGCGGCGCCGCAGGGGCCGATGGCCAGATAGAGGGCCAACATGGCGTTGATGTCGTCCAGGCCAAACAGCGCGAACGAGGCCCGATTGGCGTAGCTGATGGTGATGAAAAAGCCGAGCACGGCCATCGTTCGGCTGAACAGGCCGAGCGTGAGGAGTAGAAAAACCACCAGAGCCGCGATGTGTGCGATCCAAAGAACCGACGGCGAGTCGATGCAGTTGAAATAGCTCCACGTGTAATCGCGGCCCGGCAAGCGAGCCAAAGCCTCGTGGGATATCCAACCATGCTGCCCGAAAAACGCTTCGAGATCGAGCGACCAAATCAAGTGTGTGTAGAACAGCATCGCCCCGGCGAGAATGCGAATCAGGCCGAGCGTGGCCGGATCGGCGGGCGTAAACCAGAAACGGTTCCAGCCGTCGCGCGTCGAACGGAGCAACTCCCGGAAGTAATCGCCGACGACGCTCATGGGGAATGCTCCGTGAACGTGCCCAGGTCGGCCTCTTGGCGATACAGGGACGGATCGTTCAATTTCATTCCCGCCAAAACGGCGTCCGGCGGTGGGAACGCGTGCTCGATCAATTCCAGATGAACGCTTTTGGCGCCCGTGCGATGCAGGAGTTCATCGGCATAGGAGCGAACCATTGCGTGCAACGATGCGTTTGCCGCTTGGTAACCCCGTTCAACCGCAACGCGCTCCGGCGCCATCGGCGGCAAGTTTTTCTCGGCCATCTGATGGGCTTCGTCGATCTGATCCACCGGACCGTATAACATGTTGAGATGCTCGGCGAGCATGAAATAACGATGATAGAGCAGTCGGGGCCGCTCCTCGGCCAGATTCGGGAACACATCTTCGCGCTTCGAGCCGTCGGGCATTTCAAGCTGGTACCGCACCAGATGGCTTGCGCCCGGCTCAGGGCCGAAAAAGCGATAGCCGTGGTCCAGATCGGCCATTTCGATATAGCCTCGGAATGGCCTGGCGAGCGCTTGCCACAATTTGCTCTCACCGCCCGATTCCACGCTCAGCGGCGGCAAAACGACGGCCGTCAAATGCAGTAAGAGCAAGAGGGTGACAACGACACGCGGCCGTCGGCCCCACACGATCGGCGGCCGATCGGCTCGAGCGGGAACGAGAAGCTCAGAGACCGGTGCAGCGTGTTGCGCAGCCGAAGCGGCCGGTTGATTTCGGCCGGCCGGCGTCTTCGAACTCGCGCGATGTTGCCTAGACCTTGCCATAAGCAAATTTTATCGACCATGCCGCCGCGGTTTCTCGAAGCAACGCGAAGCGGCCGTTGCAATCGGACGCGGCGAGAGATGGATAGCTCAACGCGAAACCGCAAGCGAGCGTCATACCGCGGTTGGCATTGCGGCTCGCTTGCGGTTTCGCGCGTTGCCATCGACGAAAACGCCCTCGCGCGGCTTTCGCAGCGCGAGGGCGAAGTTTGCAAATCTAATCGATACGGCAATTACACCGATCGCCTAACGAGCGACCGACGCCACTTTCGGAGCGTCGAAGTTGAACGTCAACTCACGGCTGTCGCCGCCCGCAAGCGAAATTGTCTGTTCACGGCTCTCGCCGCCTTTGACAACGCGGACCGTGTAGTTATCCCAAGTTGAACCGGCCGCGAGCTTCGTGGTTACGAATTCGCGATCGGCGCCCGTGGCCGTCATTTCATGGCCGGCGATGAACACATGGGCATCGGCCGGAACATGCAGCAGCACGGCCGTCTTCGGAGCGGCGCCGGTCTTCGCAGTCTGCGGCACTGGCGATGCACCGTTCATGTCGAAGGCCAGGTCGGCTTGCGATCCGGCCGTGAGTTGCACCGTCTTGGTTTCGCTTTGCACTTTGCCGTCGCGAACGATTTCGGCGCGAACCTGATATTCATAACGCATGCCAGCTTCCAATCCATGCGAGACATACTGACGATGTTCGCCGGTGCTGGTGGTGGCATGGCCGTTGACGAAAACCTTGGCGTCGGCGGGAACGTCGACAACGATGTAGCCGGCATCGCCGTCGAGGGCCGATTTGCCGGCTGCCGGAGGAGCCGCGGTCGGCGGCGGAGGCGTCATCGGAGCGGTCGACGGAGTAGGCATCCCAGGGGCGCCCTCCATCGGAGCGGAATAGATTGGCGTTGAATAACTGCCGCCAGACGAGCCGCAGCAACCATAGGAGCCATACGAGCCGTAAGAACCCCAGCCGCCGCAGGATCCACACGAGCCCCACGAGCCGTACGAACCCCAGCCGCCGCAGGATCCGCATGAGCCCCATGAGCCATAGGAACCCCACGACCCGCCGCAGCAGCCCCAGCCGCCATGCGAGCCCCAGCCACCGCACGAACCACACGAACCCCAATGGAACAAGTGGGCTTGGGCCGTATTCGCTTGCAGCGCGGTCATGCCCACGGTGAGGGCCACCCCAAGCAGCAATTTCGACAACATTCGTCTTGCCATGATGTTTTTACTCCCCAATTGGTGAACTTGATGCTCGCGCTAAAAACTACCCTAGCCAAGCATACAAACGCCGGCGCGTAATTCAAGTAGTTTGGGTAATATTTCAGGGTCAAGGAAGCTAGGTCTACTAGATTGACTGTTACGACGCCACCGTGGCCATCGTGCGACCATTGCAATCCGCCGAGGTCGGGGGCGATATTGAGATGGCTGGCCCCCCGTGGCCGAAACGGCTGGACGCGCGAAACCACGAGCGAGCATCCAACCGAGTTGGCGACAGATGCTCGCTCGCGGTTTCGCGCGTCCTCCCCTGCCCTGCCGCAAAATGCCGGCCGTTTTGCGCTCAGCGCCTATTTCCGCGGGGAGGCGACTTCCGGGGCGACCCCCATACGAACGTCGTCGAGAGACAGTTCGCCAGTCGCGCCCACCAGCCCGATATTCATGATCGCCTCGCGAGCCGAACCGGGCACATGCAGCCGCTGGCTCTTACGCTGCCAGTCGAACGTGCCGCGAAACGGTTCGGGATCGAGAAACGTCGTTCCCGCGATCGCGCGGTTCGCGTCGTAAAAGACGATCATCACCTCTGCCTCCAGCCCTGGCTGCGGCGCGCGGCGAATGTCTTTCCCTTTGGCCATGCAAGATACTTCGAGTTCATGCACCTCGCGGCCATCGATGGCGAAGCCTTGCAAGGCCCGGCAGCCGCGGCCGGCAATCGCATTGGAAAACGTCACGTAATTCTTGCCTTCCGGGGCATCGGCGGCCGTCACTACCTTCATCTGCCGGATGTAGTACCAACCGGTCGGCTCGCCGCTGGTGCCGGTGATCTGCTCGAATCCGCCGTTGACCAGATGCGGATGCAGAGGATCGGGCTTGTCTTCGCGGACAGTCGCAGCCGTGCCCGTCATGGGAACGAAAAGCGTCGGCTTGAGAGCTTCCTTGATCAGCTTTCCACCCTGCTTTTTGTACAGGTAAAGCACTTGCTGATAGCGCTCGCCGACAGGAATGACCATCCGCCCGCCTTCTTTGAGCTGATCCACGAGCGGCTGCGGCACCTTGTCGGGCGAGCAGGTAACGATGATCTTGTCGAACGGCGCTTCGTCGGGCCAGCCGAGATAGCCGTCGCCGATCTTCGTGTGGATGTTCTTGTACTTCAGTTGCTTGAGCGTTTGAGCCGCATGTCTGCCGAGCGATTCGATGATCTCGATCGAGTACACATCTTTTACCAGCGGGCTGAGAATTGCCGCCTGATAACCGCTGCCGGTGCCGATTTCCAGTACTTTGTCGGTCGGCAGCGGATCGAGTTCTTGCGTCATGTAGGCCACGATCACCGGGGGCGAGATCGTTTGGTGTGCGCCGATTGGCAGCGACATGTCGTAATAGGCATAGGGAATCTGTTCGGTCGAAACGAACAGATGCCGCGGCGTCATGCGCATCGATTTGATCACGCGCGGGTCGCTAACCCCGGCGGCAATCACTTCCTGATCGACCATCCGATCGCGCGCTTGGGCGAGCGCTTGCGACGAGCGTCCTTGCGCGGCGACCCGGTCGGCGGGGAACGCAAACGCCGCAAACAACGAGACGACCGCCGCGAAACGAAGAAAACGAATTGGCATCGAACGCTTCCTCACGAGTAAGAACTGGAGGCCGACGAAATCGGTCTCTTCCATCATACCATTTTGGCGCAAAAAAGCCCCGCAACGGAATTCTCACGAATTCCGTTGCGGGGCGTATTTTTAATCACCCCCCTGCCCTATTTACTGCGGCACGGCGTTCGGGGCGGGCGCCGCTTGGCCGGGCTGCACTTTCAGCAACTCGATGTCGAACACCAGCGTCGAGTTGGGGCCGATATCCGGCGGAGCGCCGTGCGCGCCGTACGCCAAGTCGGAGGGGATAAAAAGTTGCCACTTGTCTCCTTCGCGCATCAGCTGCAGTGCTTCCGTCCAACCGGGAATGACGCCATTCACCGAAAACGTCGCGGGTCCGCCGTGCTTGGCTGAATTGTCGAACTCCGTGCCGTCGAGCAGCGTGCCGCGGTAATTGGTGGTGACAGTGTCGTTCGCCTTCGGCGTGGCCCCGGTGCCCTGCTTCAGCACTTTGTACTGCAAGCCGCTCGGGAGCGTTTTCACGCCTTCGCGCTTCTTATTCTCGGCTAGAAACGTCTCGCCCGCTTTCTTGCTCTTTTCGGCCAGTTCCTGTTGCCGCGATTGAATCGCCCTTTGCAATTCGACCATGGTTGCGTGCATTTCCTGATCGGTCATCAACGTCTTGCCGGCGAGCGAATCGGCGATGCCCTGAGCAACGATCGTCGTATCGACATCGAGGCCTTGCTGCTTGAAGTCACGGCCGACGTCGACGCCGATCGCGTAGCTCGATCGGTCTTTGAGGGATTTGAAGGGTGAAGCGGTTGGCGCGGCTGCGCCGCCGGCGGGAAGTGCCTCCCTGGCAGGCGGGCCGTTTTGAGCGGCCGGCTGCTGAGCATGCGCCATCGTGAACGCGGCCACGGCCAAAAGCCCGACGCCAATTCCAAGGGTCCGTCGCAAACGCATAATCTCTCCTTATGGAATCGAAGAATTCGAGTTTATTCGAGCCCCCGAAGGCCCGGTTTCGGGAATTCTACCGCACGGGCAGCGAAAGGGGCAGGGAAAATGCCAGGGTTAGGGATTAGGGTGGGGGTTAGGCGTGCGAAACCGCAAGCGAGCATCTGTCGCCAACTCGGCTGGAAGCTCGCTTGCGGTTTCGCGAGTTGGCCCCTGCCCGTGCCCCTTCTTCTCCTGACCACCCATCCTAACCCCTTACCCTATACAAGCCTTGCCCCGGCACTCCCTGCATGGCAGACTGCTCGCATGAAAACAAATCCCGTAAAACGCAAGCTTCGTGAAGGGCAGCCGACCGTCGGCACCTGGCTGTCACTGGGCGATCTTTATGCCTCGCGAGCGATGGCCCGGTTGGGCTTCGATTGGCTGACGCTCGACATGGAGCACCAGCCGATCGACTGGGCCCAAGCGGCGGCGATTTTCGCCGTCATCGCCGAGGCTGGTTGCGTGCCGCTGGTGCGATTGCCCGACGGCAGCCATACCTACATCAAGCGAGCCCTCGACGCCGGGGCTTGGGGCATCGTCGTGCCGATGGTCGACACGGTCGAACAGGCACGAACGGCCATCGCTGCCGCGAAATATCCACCGATTGGAAATCGCAGTCTCGGCGGCGGACTGCATTCGTTGAATTTTGATGCCACCAGCGGCGATTATTTCCGCGAGGCGAACGACGAGATCCTGGTCGTCTTACAAACCGAAAGTCCGCGCGGGATTGAAAACGCCGAGGCCATCTACAGCTTGCCCGGCGTCGACGCGATTTTCGTCGGCCCGGTAGATTTGCGGGCCAATCTTTGTTCGGCCGATGGAGTGCCGGCTGACGACGCGGCACTCGAGGCCGCACTGGCTCGGGTGATCGCCATCGGGAAAAAAACCGGCACGCCGACCGGAATGCACACGATGTCGACCGACGCAGCGCTGGCCCGCGCCGCCCAGGGAATGCAGTTCCTGGCGATCGGCAGCGAACTGCGGATGATGACTAGCGAAGCACAAGCCGTCATTCGCGCGCTGCGCCCGGAAAGGGCGACGCGTGATGTCGCTCGGTATTGAACGGATCGGGCTTTTTGCGAGGCGATTGGTCACGCACACTGGCCCGAAGCGTCCGCGAGGGAGCCCTGCAACGGCGGCATCGTCTCGCTACCTGGCGGGAAATTCGAATGCACGTTGGCTCGAGACGTTAGCGAGGACGCCCCCCGACGGAGCGCAACCTCGCTAACGCTTCGGGCGAGTGTCTGGAATGCCAGCGCGGTTCGCTGGCGCCCAATCACCCGACCCGCTAGCCGATCTCGTCAAGCAGGTTGTCGAGAGCGCCGCTGAGCTTGTCGGGCGTTTCGTAGGTGCCCTGGGCGATTGCGGTGCGGAGTGCGTCGACGCGGTCTTGGCGGATGGCCGGAATGTCGCTGAGCTGGCTGGCCACCTGGCCGGAGTCCGACAATTGCAGTTCGTCGGAGATATTCGACGTGGCCGTCGGTTGCGCGGGGGCCGACGTCGGGCGAAGGCTGTGCGGGGCGTTGACGGATTGCGGGCCGTGGACTTGCGTTGGGCCAAAAATCTGCATGGTGCTTCTCCTGCGGGCGGCAAGCCGGCGGTTTCCAAAACCGCCCTGACCGAATGCGAATGCACTCGGCCGGCTGGCCAACCTCTCTGGATGGACAAGGAACCGGGACTTTGCCGGTGGATAGCTCGGCGAGGAGCGGCTCTGATTCACCTGTTCCTTCAGCCCAAGCCCGACGGGGCTTGCTCAAGAAGAGAGGGCTGAATAAACCTCTTGGAATCAGCAATCTGCCGACATGCTCACGTTACCATCCGAAAAGTATACGTCACTTCCGGCGCCGCTTTCCCTGTCAAGCACTTGCGACTTCGCGCGCCAAACACTTCGCAGGGATTTCATCGGTCGCCACCGGGCTGCGATTGAGGAAATTCGAATTAGGGACTCCTTGGGCCGATGACCACGACTGTTCTGCCACCCTTCGGCGCCGCCTGTAGCGGGTGCAGCAGTTCGCATGCAATTGTCGCTAGCGGCCGGTTCTGCCGAAGAGCGCAGCGGATTATAGGCGGGCGGCGAAAATGGAACAACAGCGAACGAAAGACGGCTACCGGCTTGAGGCTGCAGGCTACCGGACGACGGGCGGTATCCATTTTGGGCGATTTCGCGCGTCCTTCGGCCTGTAGCCTGTATTCCGTAGCCTCTGGGCACACCTTGCGGAACTTAACGCTTGCACGACGGTTAGATCAGATAGCAGGCCGCCCGCCGGCCATCTGCTACACTTACAGGCGGCGAATGGCACCGATGGAGCGCTCTGCGCCGTTCACCGCCGCGCACGGGCGTCATGGTAATCCGCGGTGCCGTTCGGCCGCCTTTTTCTTCGCCGCCGGCGACCGATCTTCGGATCCGGCAAATTTTTTGAGTGGAGCGGGAGAACCGCCATGGGGCGAATCGCGAAAGCCTTGAGCCTAGTGCTGATCGGCTGCGGAATCTGGTCCGCACAGCCCCAGCGCGCTTGTGCCGCCGAGCCCCAACAATCCGCAAAAGCGACCGATCCCGGTGTGTTGTTCGATGAGCTCGATACCGGCCAAAAGGGAACGCTGTCGGCAGACCAACTTCCGCCCGACAAGCGAGGACTATTCGAGCGATTGCTCCGCTTGGCGGGGAAGCCGGCCGGCGGGCAATTGACCCGGGCCGAATTCGTCGCACAGCTCAAATCGATCACCGATCCGCCGCCGGCCGCCGCCAGTAGCTCGCCGGCCGGAAGTTCCAACTCGGAATCGAGCAAGACTTCAAAACTAGACATACCCGCATCGCCAACTCCGGCTCGAAAGCAGATCGATCCCGGAAAGTTGTTCGACCGCTTGGACAAGGACCACAAGGGCAAGCTTTCGATCGACGACGTGCCCGAGCCGCGGCAAAAGCTTCTTAAGCGGTTGCTGCGCCAAACCGGCAAGCCGGAGGATGGCTCGCTCACCAAGCAAGAATTCGTCAAAGCCGTCGATACCCTGCTCAAAAAGGGGCAAACCATCGGGGCAGGCAAGGGAGCAGGCAAGAAAGCCGCGGCGCCCGCTGCCGGCCAAAGCTTCGATGTCGACAAACTCGTGTCGCGCTTGATGCAGCGCAGCACTCGCGCTGATGGGAAATTGACCAAGAGCGATTTGCC
This genomic window contains:
- the truA gene encoding tRNA pseudouridine(38-40) synthase TruA, which produces MRTLKLTLAYDGTAFHGWQTQLNRRTVQQTLSEVLEKITGRRVSAHASGRTDAGVHALGQVVSFDTDTTLDTATLQRALDAELPDDIIVLAVEEAPVGFHARRHAVRKRYRYVIQDGPRADVFRRHYAWRVYRRLDDRAMLRASQPLVGMHNFATFESRGSKRSNSVRTIFELTVARPTTELLTSPNPPGDEIHIEICADGFLYNMVRNIVGMLVDIGRGAADETWPTRALAAVDRRAAGPPAPSRGLVLVSVDYGGGGLTNDEARMSKE
- a CDS encoding HTTM domain-containing protein, with translation MSVVGDYFRELLRSTRDGWNRFWFTPADPATLGLIRILAGAMLFYTHLIWSLDLEAFFGQHGWISHEALARLPGRDYTWSYFNCIDSPSVLWIAHIAALVVFLLLTLGLFSRTMAVLGFFITISYANRASFALFGLDDINAMLALYLAIGPCGAAYSLDRLLRRSRLAASLATRSNGDQPPAIHPRTDANISIRLIQIHMCVIYLFAALGKLMGPAWWNGSATWMSVANLEYQSMDMTWLAGWPILISLLTHVTVWWELSYCVLVWPRLTRPLMLALAIPIHLGIAMFLGMMTFGLAMLIANLAFVSPWLVRRLFGRRPAEQGRGGARAALQPIPAAQ
- a CDS encoding aldolase/citrate lyase family protein yields the protein MKTNPVKRKLREGQPTVGTWLSLGDLYASRAMARLGFDWLTLDMEHQPIDWAQAAAIFAVIAEAGCVPLVRLPDGSHTYIKRALDAGAWGIVVPMVDTVEQARTAIAAAKYPPIGNRSLGGGLHSLNFDATSGDYFREANDEILVVLQTESPRGIENAEAIYSLPGVDAIFVGPVDLRANLCSADGVPADDAALEAALARVIAIGKKTGTPTGMHTMSTDAALARAAQGMQFLAIGSELRMMTSEAQAVIRALRPERATRDVARY
- a CDS encoding EF-hand domain-containing protein; translation: MGRIAKALSLVLIGCGIWSAQPQRACAAEPQQSAKATDPGVLFDELDTGQKGTLSADQLPPDKRGLFERLLRLAGKPAGGQLTRAEFVAQLKSITDPPPAAASSSPAGSSNSESSKTSKLDIPASPTPARKQIDPGKLFDRLDKDHKGKLSIDDVPEPRQKLLKRLLRQTGKPEDGSLTKQEFVKAVDTLLKKGQTIGAGKGAGKKAAAPAAGQSFDVDKLVSRLMQRSTRADGKLTKSDLPDRMQTRFEKIDENHDGLVDENELRAWLTKVKRQLMAAKALGVGSTAGTSDSLATKSSEK
- a CDS encoding aspartate-semialdehyde dehydrogenase, translating into MFESIAVVGATGAVGRIILQLLEERKFPYRRIKFLASARSMGKTVAFADEQHAVELLTPDAFAGIDLAIGSTPDEIARDFAPWAVERGCVVVDESGYWRMKPEVPLVIPEVNPEAAFTHHGIIASPNCSTTQMVVALKPLHDAARVRRVVVSTYQATSGAGLAGSEELEQATRAHLSGEQCASSIFAHDIAFNLIPQIGSAQHEGYTSEEMKMVFETRKILGDNSIQVCPTCVRVPVSNCHSESILVETERKLTVDEARELFAAMPGVVVIDQLDAREYPMPMNCDGRDEVFIGRIREDLSSPNGLAFWCVSDNLRKGAATNAVQIAELLVHGVACQAEGAARGSQTHFSA
- a CDS encoding FKBP-type peptidyl-prolyl cis-trans isomerase, translated to MRRTLGIGVGLLAVAAFTMAHAQQPAAQNGPPAREALPAGGAAAPTASPFKSLKDRSSYAIGVDVGRDFKQQGLDVDTTIVAQGIADSLAGKTLMTDQEMHATMVELQRAIQSRQQELAEKSKKAGETFLAENKKREGVKTLPSGLQYKVLKQGTGATPKANDTVTTNYRGTLLDGTEFDNSAKHGGPATFSVNGVIPGWTEALQLMREGDKWQLFIPSDLAYGAHGAPPDIGPNSTLVFDIELLKVQPGQAAPAPNAVPQ
- a CDS encoding flagellar biosynthesis anti-sigma factor FlgM, translated to MQIFGPTQVHGPQSVNAPHSLRPTSAPAQPTATSNISDELQLSDSGQVASQLSDIPAIRQDRVDALRTAIAQGTYETPDKLSGALDNLLDEIG
- a CDS encoding TIGR03000 domain-containing protein, with product MPTPSTAPMTPPPPTAAPPAAGKSALDGDAGYIVVDVPADAKVFVNGHATTSTGEHRQYVSHGLEAGMRYEYQVRAEIVRDGKVQSETKTVQLTAGSQADLAFDMNGASPVPQTAKTGAAPKTAVLLHVPADAHVFIAGHEMTATGADREFVTTKLAAGSTWDNYTVRVVKGGESREQTISLAGGDSRELTFNFDAPKVASVAR
- a CDS encoding protein-L-isoaspartate(D-aspartate) O-methyltransferase, which produces MPIRFLRFAAVVSLFAAFAFPADRVAAQGRSSQALAQARDRMVDQEVIAAGVSDPRVIKSMRMTPRHLFVSTEQIPYAYYDMSLPIGAHQTISPPVIVAYMTQELDPLPTDKVLEIGTGSGYQAAILSPLVKDVYSIEIIESLGRHAAQTLKQLKYKNIHTKIGDGYLGWPDEAPFDKIIVTCSPDKVPQPLVDQLKEGGRMVIPVGERYQQVLYLYKKQGGKLIKEALKPTLFVPMTGTAATVREDKPDPLHPHLVNGGFEQITGTSGEPTGWYYIRQMKVVTAADAPEGKNYVTFSNAIAGRGCRALQGFAIDGREVHELEVSCMAKGKDIRRAPQPGLEAEVMIVFYDANRAIAGTTFLDPEPFRGTFDWQRKSQRLHVPGSAREAIMNIGLVGATGELSLDDVRMGVAPEVASPRK